A genomic region of Thermoplasmatales archaeon contains the following coding sequences:
- a CDS encoding CoB--CoM heterodisulfide reductase iron-sulfur subunit A family protein, with protein sequence MAKRIGVFVCHCGVNIAGTVDVARVVREIANYPGVVFAVDYQYMCSDPGQNLIKKAIEEKNLDGVVVAACSPSMHEETFRNVCKQYFNEYRCEMANIREHCSWVHEGEEATNKAIKIIKAMIEKLKENEDLEPILVPVEKKCLVIGGGIAGIQSALDIADAGYNVILVEKEPSIGGRMAQLSETFPTLDCSQCILTPKMVAVARHPKIKLLTYSEVIDISGYVGNFHVKILKKPRYVDEDKCTVCGDCEKVCPVIVPNEFEMGRKPRKAIYIPFPQAVPSTYTLDIKNCLGLNPLICGKCKDKCEAKAIDYDMKEQIIEEDVGAIIVATGYDLYDKNKLIEYGYGEDEDIITSIEFERMLSANGPTKGEIIKPSNGREAKKVVFIQCAGSRDEQHMPYCSSICCMYTAKHALLYKHHVPDGDAYIFYIDIRAGGKGYEEFVSRVMKEERINYIRGKVAKIYREGDKLVVCGVDTLTGRKVEVKADLVVLALAILGKNEIAKKLRVAVDEGGFFKESHPKLKPVESLSRGIYFAGCCQSPKDIPSAVAQASASASKVLGLISRDRLEKDPLIAFVDENCSGCGICISVCPYGALVKEGGKAKCIPALCEGCGTCSAACPSNNIEMKNYRDKQIEKMIEVII encoded by the coding sequence ATGGCAAAAAGAATAGGAGTATTTGTATGTCATTGCGGAGTTAATATAGCGGGCACAGTAGATGTTGCAAGAGTTGTTAGAGAAATAGCTAACTATCCAGGTGTTGTATTTGCGGTGGACTATCAATATATGTGCTCTGATCCAGGGCAGAATTTAATAAAAAAAGCAATTGAGGAAAAAAATTTGGATGGAGTTGTTGTTGCAGCATGCTCTCCATCAATGCATGAAGAAACTTTCAGAAATGTCTGCAAACAATATTTCAATGAATATAGATGTGAGATGGCAAATATAAGGGAGCATTGCTCATGGGTTCATGAAGGAGAGGAGGCAACAAACAAGGCAATAAAAATAATTAAAGCAATGATTGAAAAATTGAAGGAAAATGAGGATTTAGAACCAATTCTTGTGCCAGTTGAAAAGAAATGCCTTGTGATAGGCGGTGGCATCGCTGGCATACAGAGTGCTTTAGATATTGCGGATGCGGGCTATAATGTTATTTTAGTTGAAAAAGAGCCAAGCATAGGCGGGAGGATGGCCCAGCTGAGCGAAACTTTTCCGACACTTGACTGTTCGCAGTGTATTTTAACCCCAAAAATGGTGGCAGTTGCAAGGCATCCAAAAATAAAGCTACTCACATATTCAGAGGTTATTGATATAAGTGGATATGTTGGAAATTTTCATGTAAAAATACTGAAGAAACCGAGATATGTTGATGAAGATAAATGCACTGTTTGCGGGGATTGTGAAAAAGTCTGCCCTGTTATAGTTCCAAATGAATTTGAAATGGGAAGAAAGCCGAGAAAAGCAATTTATATACCATTTCCGCAAGCGGTTCCATCAACATACACGCTTGATATAAAAAATTGTCTCGGTTTAAATCCTCTTATATGTGGAAAATGCAAGGATAAATGCGAGGCAAAGGCAATTGATTATGATATGAAAGAGCAGATAATTGAGGAAGATGTTGGTGCAATTATTGTTGCAACTGGGTATGATCTTTATGATAAAAATAAATTGATTGAATATGGTTATGGAGAGGATGAAGATATAATCACAAGCATTGAATTTGAAAGAATGCTTTCCGCAAATGGCCCAACAAAAGGGGAAATAATAAAGCCAAGTAATGGAAGAGAGGCAAAGAAAGTTGTTTTTATTCAGTGCGCTGGCTCAAGGGATGAGCAACACATGCCATATTGCAGTTCAATCTGCTGCATGTATACCGCAAAGCATGCATTGCTTTATAAGCATCATGTTCCTGATGGAGATGCATATATATTTTACATAGATATAAGAGCTGGGGGTAAAGGATATGAAGAATTTGTTTCAAGAGTTATGAAGGAGGAGAGGATTAATTATATAAGAGGAAAGGTTGCAAAGATTTATAGGGAAGGAGATAAATTGGTTGTATGCGGGGTGGATACATTAACTGGAAGAAAAGTAGAAGTAAAGGCGGATTTAGTGGTTCTTGCTCTCGCAATCTTGGGAAAAAATGAAATAGCAAAAAAATTGAGGGTTGCAGTTGATGAAGGAGGATTTTTCAAGGAATCTCATCCAAAATTAAAACCTGTTGAATCATTATCTCGAGGAATATATTTTGCGGGCTGTTGCCAAAGCCCGAAGGACATACCCTCCGCGGTTGCGCAGGCGAGTGCATCAGCGAGCAAAGTCCTTGGCCTAATTTCCAGGGACAGGCTTGAAAAAGATCCTCTTATTGCTTTTGTTGATGAAAATTGCTCAGGATGTGGAATATGCATAAGTGTATGTCCATATGGAGCATTGGTTAA
- a CDS encoding 2-oxoacid:acceptor oxidoreductase subunit alpha has product MKAKFYSGNIACAEGALRAGCRFFAGYPITPSTEIAEHMALKLPKVGGIFIQMEDEIASIAAVLGASWGGLKAMTATSGPGFSLMQENIGLAAITETPCVIVDVQRAGPSTGMPTLVGQGDVMQARWGSHGDYEVVALSPSTPEECFYMTIKAFNLSEEYRCPVILLMDESVGHTSEKIIIDDEKIEIFERRKPTDKPYFPFDENAPMACCGGGYRVHVTGLTHDRKGYPMATSPEVQEWLVRKICDKIRNNEARIRSIEEFLMDDAKLALVSFGGPARSCKSAVKKARNEGYKVGLIRLKTIWPFPEEYFEKMKDMDFLVVEVNYGQIKLEVERCVRKKVHLLPKMGGEIHKPDEIYEKIKEVYND; this is encoded by the coding sequence ATGAAAGCTAAATTTTACAGTGGAAATATTGCCTGTGCAGAAGGAGCATTGCGTGCGGGCTGCAGATTTTTTGCGGGCTATCCAATCACTCCTTCAACAGAAATTGCAGAGCACATGGCATTAAAGCTACCAAAAGTGGGAGGAATTTTCATCCAGATGGAGGACGAGATTGCATCAATAGCGGCGGTGCTCGGCGCCTCCTGGGGCGGGCTGAAGGCAATGACCGCCACAAGCGGGCCAGGCTTCAGCTTGATGCAGGAGAATATAGGGCTTGCTGCGATTACAGAAACACCTTGTGTGATTGTTGATGTGCAGAGAGCGGGACCGAGCACAGGAATGCCTACTCTTGTTGGACAAGGAGATGTGATGCAGGCAAGATGGGGGAGCCACGGGGATTATGAAGTAGTTGCTCTTTCTCCTTCTACACCCGAGGAATGCTTTTATATGACTATAAAGGCGTTTAATTTATCTGAAGAGTATAGATGCCCAGTTATCCTTTTGATGGATGAAAGTGTTGGGCATACAAGCGAAAAGATTATAATTGATGATGAAAAAATTGAGATTTTTGAAAGAAGAAAGCCAACAGATAAGCCATATTTCCCGTTTGATGAAAATGCTCCAATGGCATGCTGTGGAGGTGGATATAGGGTTCATGTAACTGGATTAACTCATGATAGGAAGGGTTATCCAATGGCTACTTCTCCAGAAGTTCAGGAATGGCTTGTAAGGAAAATATGCGATAAAATAAGAAATAATGAGGCAAGGATAAGGAGCATTGAAGAATTTTTGATGGATGATGCAAAGCTTGCGCTTGTTTCTTTTGGTGGCCCTGCAAGAAGTTGCAAATCCGCAGTAAAAAAAGCAAGGAATGAAGGATATAAAGTTGGATTGATAAGGCTTAAGACAATATGGCCATTCCCAGAGGAATATTTTGAAAAAATGAAGGATATGGATTTTTTGGTTGTTGAGGTTAATTACGGGCAGATAAAACTTGAAGTTGAGAGATGTGTAAGGAAAAAAGTTCATTTATTGCCAAAAATGGGAGGAGAAATACATAAGCCCGATGAAATATATGAAAAAATAAAGGAGGTTTACAATGATTGA
- a CDS encoding response regulator produces MRKKIMLIIDDEKEIHELIKEYLSPLNIEFYSAYSGEEGVKMYNELMAKNKKPDLVVMDLNLSGSRKFEDLIKQIEGKEMDGVKTTEEILKIDKNANVVGFTAFAHLEWGKRLKSLGIKNVFGREIGFDGFAKKINELLS; encoded by the coding sequence ATGAGGAAAAAAATAATGCTGATAATTGATGATGAAAAGGAAATACATGAATTGATTAAGGAATATCTATCTCCATTAAATATTGAGTTTTATTCTGCTTATAGTGGCGAGGAGGGTGTGAAAATGTACAATGAGTTGATGGCAAAGAATAAAAAACCTGATTTAGTAGTGATGGACTTAAATTTATCTGGATCAAGAAAGTTTGAAGATTTAATAAAGCAGATTGAAGGAAAAGAAATGGATGGAGTAAAAACAACAGAAGAGATATTGAAAATAGATAAAAATGCAAATGTTGTTGGATTTACCGCATTTGCCCATCTTGAATGGGGAAAGAGGTTGAAATCACTGGGAATAAAAAATGTTTTTGGAAGGGAAATAGGATTTGACGGATTTGCTAAAAAAATAAATGAACTCCTATCATGA
- a CDS encoding tandem-95 repeat protein has protein sequence MYTSNSSFAEDYHYVIYRFRAVGSGIADINAIIQDNKGKSYHYNSNYANVSIPPITPRYPNITASKTVWNNSYWDESVNVRSGDIVTFNITVISTGTENLSYINITDILPNSFSYINGSAKKNDTPLSDPIQWGNNISWNLTGPFSNSTWFYITFNVTVSGNGNFTNLANVTAEGNISYIIVYDEDSAYVNVENSPPVAIDDYYSTDEDTTLTVNAPGVLGNDYDGDNDPLTAVLENGPSHGTLTLNSDGSFTYTPHANYSGEDNFTYQAYDGKDYSNISTVYITITPVNDPPVANNDYCTTDEDTPVIINILENDYDIDGTINASSVTITQNASHGNVTVNANGTVTYLPDANYHGSDSFKYKVKDNDGADSNEAWVNITINSKNDPPVA, from the coding sequence GTGTATACCAGTAATTCCTCTTTTGCAGAAGATTATCACTATGTAATTTACAGATTCCGTGCGGTTGGAAGCGGTATTGCTGATATTAATGCAATAATTCAAGATAATAAGGGAAAAAGTTATCACTATAACTCAAATTATGCAAATGTAAGTATTCCTCCAATTACTCCAAGATATCCAAACATAACAGCAAGTAAAACTGTATGGAATAATTCATATTGGGATGAATCTGTTAATGTTCGTTCTGGAGATATAGTTACTTTTAATATAACAGTGATCAGCACTGGGACAGAGAATTTATCTTATATAAATATTACAGATATATTACCAAATTCATTTAGTTATATAAATGGATCCGCTAAAAAGAATGATACACCCTTAAGTGATCCAATTCAATGGGGAAATAATATTTCATGGAATTTGACAGGGCCATTTTCAAATTCAACATGGTTTTATATTACTTTTAATGTTACTGTTAGCGGAAATGGAAATTTTACAAATTTAGCAAATGTAACCGCTGAAGGAAATATAAGCTATATTATTGTTTATGATGAAGATAGTGCATATGTTAATGTAGAAAATTCACCACCAGTTGCAATTGATGATTATTATAGCACAGATGAAGATACTACTTTAACTGTAAATGCACCTGGAGTATTAGGAAATGACTATGATGGCGATAATGATCCTTTAACTGCTGTTTTAGAAAACGGTCCATCTCATGGAACATTAACACTAAATTCAGATGGCTCATTTACTTATACACCTCATGCAAATTATAGTGGCGAGGATAATTTCACATATCAAGCATATGATGGAAAAGATTATAGCAACATTTCAACAGTTTATATCACTATAACACCAGTAAATGATCCTCCAGTTGCAAATAATGATTATTGCACAACAGATGAAGATACACCTGTTATAATAAACATATTGGAAAATGACTATGATATAGATGGAACAATAAATGCAAGCAGTGTAACAATAACCCAAAATGCATCTCATGGAAATGTAACAGTAAATGCAAATGGAACAGTAACATACCTACCAGACGCAAATTATCATGGCTCAGATTCATTCAAATATAAAGTAAAGGATAATGATGGAGCAGATAGTAATGAAGCATGGGTAAATATAACAATAAATTCAAAAAATGATCCACCAGTTGCA
- a CDS encoding NAD(P)/FAD-dependent oxidoreductase, producing the protein MKACIIGAGVGGLATGAMLAENGWEVEIYEKEKIAGGRAMSLKLGEEYFEMLKKFNISVLEVSGEYEEKELDLGFHLIGGGKKGGCARLLKNLGIEVEFIGSKIGFIGKEINYPFLSGYDKIKMLPRIIQLLTTRKSKIEEMKKNSMEEMIKKYGKGKMKDVLEIFPRLVTTVNDLSKISAGEFFFAQRELLGGEPVVYPKNGLGEISKKLKEYIEGKGGKIFFGEKVDEILIEDGIANGIRTGEEEKYYDAIISTIPLQKIFSIADEKHFPKEWANYIKNLRPTASLVSYHAVDFNGLKNKSFVFIEKNCGFEGNDVVGMIDFKKEGIIQSYAICSPEEAKSKKKMEELRKIIEKNLEKLIQGKKIKWYIYSAVRYLDGVAKTIDCIKPNVTTPLKNLYVGGDYVNSKGVGVNCAVDSANLISSILLA; encoded by the coding sequence ATGAAGGCATGCATAATCGGCGCGGGCGTCGGCGGGCTCGCAACGGGCGCAATGCTTGCAGAAAATGGATGGGAGGTGGAGATTTATGAAAAGGAAAAGATAGCGGGCGGGAGGGCAATGTCCTTGAAATTGGGCGAGGAGTATTTTGAAATGCTGAAGAAATTTAATATTTCTGTTTTGGAAGTTTCTGGAGAATATGAGGAAAAAGAGCTGGATTTAGGTTTTCATTTAATTGGGGGTGGAAAGAAGGGTGGATGTGCAAGATTGCTGAAAAATTTAGGAATAGAAGTTGAATTTATTGGCTCAAAAATCGGTTTTATAGGAAAGGAAATAAATTATCCATTTTTAAGCGGGTATGATAAAATAAAGATGTTGCCAAGAATAATACAGCTCCTTACAACAAGGAAAAGCAAGATAGAGGAAATGAAAAAAAATTCAATGGAGGAGATGATCAAAAAATATGGGAAGGGGAAAATGAAAGATGTTCTTGAAATTTTCCCCCGTCTTGTAACAACTGTTAATGATTTGAGTAAAATTTCCGCGGGCGAATTTTTTTTTGCACAGCGTGAATTGCTTGGGGGTGAACCAGTTGTATATCCAAAAAATGGTTTGGGAGAAATATCAAAAAAGTTAAAGGAATATATAGAAGGGAAGGGAGGGAAAATATTTTTTGGGGAGAAAGTAGATGAAATTTTAATAGAGGATGGAATTGCAAATGGAATAAGAACTGGAGAAGAGGAAAAATATTATGATGCAATAATTTCAACAATTCCATTGCAAAAAATTTTTTCAATAGCAGATGAAAAGCATTTTCCAAAAGAATGGGCAAATTATATAAAAAATCTCAGGCCAACCGCAAGCCTTGTTTCATATCACGCGGTTGATTTCAATGGCTTAAAAAATAAATCATTTGTTTTTATTGAAAAAAATTGTGGGTTTGAAGGAAATGATGTTGTTGGAATGATTGATTTTAAGAAAGAGGGAATAATTCAATCTTATGCAATATGCTCACCAGAAGAAGCAAAAAGCAAAAAGAAGATGGAAGAATTGAGAAAAATAATTGAGAAAAATTTAGAAAAACTTATCCAGGGAAAGAAAATAAAATGGTATATTTATTCAGCGGTAAGATATTTAGATGGAGTTGCAAAGACAATTGATTGCATAAAGCCAAATGTTACCACACCATTGAAAAATTTATATGTTGGGGGAGATTATGTTAATTCAAAAGGAGTTGGAGTAAATTGTGCGGTTGATTCCGCGAACTTAATTTCTTCTATTCTTTTAGCATAA
- a CDS encoding ferredoxin family protein — MKYWTKEELKPPHGKIYLIKDRCKGCGFCIEFCPKKVLVESEEFNSKGYHPPKLDESRDKCIACGFCALVCPEFAIYMEEENES, encoded by the coding sequence ATGAAATACTGGACAAAAGAAGAGCTAAAACCACCTCATGGAAAGATTTACTTAATAAAGGATAGATGCAAGGGTTGTGGATTTTGTATTGAATTTTGCCCTAAAAAAGTGCTGGTTGAAAGCGAGGAATTCAATTCAAAAGGATATCACCCTCCAAAGCTCGATGAAAGCAGGGATAAATGCATTGCATGTGGTTTCTGCGCCCTTGTGTGTCCTGAATTTGCAATTTATATGGAGGAAGAGAATGAAAGCTAA
- a CDS encoding 2-oxoacid:acceptor oxidoreductase family protein, translating to MRKEIKFGGFGGQGIVLMGNITAKAAAIYDNKYAVFTPSYGPEARGGAASSNVVIDDEEIDYPYVTKPDILVVMSQEAYERYAPLLKEDGLLIVDEDLVKLKNGCGAIKIPATRIAESLGKRIVANIVMLGFFAGVTKIVSYEAIKKAVLETVPEKFRELNENALMKGYERGIAWQKE from the coding sequence ATGAGGAAAGAAATAAAATTTGGTGGATTTGGAGGGCAGGGAATTGTTTTAATGGGCAATATAACTGCAAAAGCGGCGGCAATATATGACAACAAATATGCAGTTTTTACTCCTTCATATGGGCCAGAAGCTAGAGGAGGGGCGGCGAGCTCAAATGTTGTAATAGATGATGAGGAAATTGATTATCCTTATGTCACAAAACCAGATATACTTGTTGTGATGAGTCAGGAGGCATATGAGAGATATGCTCCATTACTTAAAGAAGATGGCCTGCTTATAGTGGACGAAGATTTGGTAAAGCTGAAGAATGGGTGCGGGGCAATAAAAATACCAGCAACTAGAATTGCAGAATCTCTTGGAAAAAGAATTGTTGCAAATATAGTTATGCTTGGATTTTTTGCGGGTGTAACAAAAATTGTTTCATATGAAGCAATAAAAAAGGCGGTTCTTGAAACTGTGCCAGAAAAATTCCGTGAGCTAAATGAAAATGCTTTAATGAAGGGATATGAAAGAGGCATAGCATGGCAAAAAGAATAG
- a CDS encoding UbiA prenyltransferase family protein, with translation MKKIFSYSKLIRLPGLGGLAIPPVFGAISVGVYDFYSLALLFIIGAVSAIYGFVLNDYADVELDSLVPELRGKPIVSGEISRKNAIAVCFFSVLIAFLSITILWRGKVIDELKFSAFVSIFLAGVLGSIYNLYGKKIAGSDFFVAISMSFVFLFGALSFDKPNLLTWIIFILTFEQTLHMNAIEGGIKDADHDFLMGVKNIALTSGLKVEKNKIFIPMSFKLFGFLLRLSSAILIFIPFIYGLNYDIWQISLLILLTLSFLYIEIRFLSIKEFDRAKIRKMISSAAFIRYAVVPIMLVSKIGFLGIFLAIFPISWYIAFVPLTGVKPFQPEM, from the coding sequence ATGAAGAAGATCTTTTCTTATTCAAAGCTGATTCGGCTTCCTGGGCTTGGGGGGCTTGCAATTCCACCTGTGTTTGGAGCTATATCTGTTGGAGTTTATGATTTTTATTCTCTTGCCCTGCTTTTTATAATCGGGGCGGTTTCGGCAATATATGGTTTTGTTCTGAATGATTATGCGGATGTTGAGCTCGATAGTTTGGTGCCAGAGTTAAGAGGTAAGCCAATTGTCAGTGGAGAAATTTCAAGAAAAAATGCCATAGCGGTATGTTTCTTTTCAGTTCTAATTGCATTTCTTTCAATAACAATATTATGGAGGGGGAAAGTTATAGATGAGCTTAAATTTTCCGCATTTGTAAGCATTTTTCTTGCAGGTGTATTAGGGAGCATATATAATTTATATGGAAAGAAAATTGCTGGCTCCGATTTTTTTGTTGCAATTTCAATGTCTTTTGTATTTCTATTCGGTGCTTTATCTTTTGATAAACCAAATTTGCTGACATGGATAATTTTTATTCTTACTTTTGAGCAAACATTGCATATGAACGCAATTGAAGGAGGAATAAAAGATGCGGATCATGACTTTCTTATGGGTGTTAAAAACATTGCACTGACAAGCGGTTTAAAGGTAGAGAAAAATAAAATTTTCATTCCCATGTCATTTAAATTATTTGGCTTTTTACTCCGCCTCTCTTCAGCAATCTTAATTTTCATTCCTTTCATATATGGCCTAAATTATGATATATGGCAAATTTCCCTGCTTATTCTCCTAACCCTCTCTTTTCTTTACATTGAAATAAGATTTTTGAGCATAAAGGAATTTGATAGAGCAAAAATAAGAAAAATGATAAGCTCAGCAGCATTTATAAGATATGCGGTTGTTCCCATAATGCTTGTAAGCAAAATTGGCTTCCTTGGCATATTTCTCGCAATTTTCCCTATATCATGGTATATAGCATTTGTTCCTCTAACAGGCGTAAAGCCATTCCAGCCTGAAATGTAA
- a CDS encoding 2-oxoacid:ferredoxin oxidoreductase subunit beta: MIEIKEHPLDKYLRADRIPHIWCPGCGLGSILNCFLHALKECKIDLDNLAIVSGIGCTGRVAGYLNVDSYHTTHGRAIPFATGLKLANPKIKVVVFSGDGDLFAIGGNHFIHAARRNVDITVICVNNYNYGMTGGQLGPTTPIGAKTTTTPYGNFEHPFNLCKVAAASGAVYVARWTALHVRRLKESMKEALMKKGFSFVEVIASCPTTYGRYNKMPTGLDTMKYYKENSIIMHSIDPNKTDIDDRIIVGKFVDIEKPTFDEMLKKVGK, encoded by the coding sequence ATGATTGAAATAAAAGAGCATCCTTTGGATAAATATCTTCGTGCGGATAGAATACCTCATATATGGTGCCCCGGCTGTGGGCTAGGAAGCATTTTAAATTGCTTCCTTCATGCATTAAAAGAATGTAAAATTGATTTGGATAACCTTGCAATTGTATCTGGAATAGGTTGTACCGGCAGGGTTGCTGGCTATCTTAATGTTGATTCCTACCATACAACTCATGGAAGGGCGATACCTTTTGCAACAGGATTAAAGCTTGCAAATCCAAAAATAAAGGTAGTTGTATTCAGTGGAGATGGTGACTTATTTGCAATAGGAGGAAATCATTTCATACATGCTGCAAGAAGAAATGTTGATATCACAGTTATATGTGTAAATAATTACAATTATGGAATGACAGGCGGGCAACTAGGCCCAACCACTCCTATTGGAGCAAAAACAACAACCACTCCATATGGAAACTTTGAGCATCCTTTCAATCTTTGTAAGGTTGCAGCGGCGAGCGGGGCGGTTTATGTTGCGAGATGGACCGCATTGCATGTAAGGAGACTTAAAGAGAGTATGAAGGAAGCGCTTATGAAAAAAGGATTTTCGTTCGTTGAGGTTATTGCTTCTTGCCCAACAACATATGGAAGATATAATAAAATGCCAACTGGATTGGATACAATGAAATACTATAAAGAAAACTCCATTATAATGCATAGTATAGACCCAAATAAAACAGATATAGATGATAGGATAATTGTTGGAAAATTTGTTGACATAGAAAAACCAACATTTGATGAAATGCTAAAAAAGGTGGGCAAATGA